AAAAGatgaggaagagagagagggagagactGAATCGAAAATGGGACCAGTTACAGTTTGCAATTCATGGGTaaaattgtaaaagaaaatCTGTACACAAACACTTTGTATTGCCTTTATATATGTTATACATTATAGATGTAATGTCCATTTATTTCTCccacttttttttggtttgattttttactttttgtccaTAGGCCATATTGGAGGTGTTACTTTCCAAATACCCAAGCAATAATCTATGTTGTTGATTCAAGTGACGTTGATAGGCTTGTGATAGCTAAGGAGGAGTTCCATGCAATTCTGGAGGTATTTGTCATTCTTGATTTGGGCTGTTTGtgtatttatatttacttttacaGTTATATATTCATATGACATATAACTATTTTGGCTATCATTGTATTATGAAGACTTAGAATGAGAAAACTGTGAATGTGAACATGCTACTTATAACAGCTTGTACAAAACAAATCTTGGTTTGGAGTGTAAACTCACTTACATTACAAGTCAATGAAGTCATTCTGAACACTGATAAGTAGTTAATATTGTGGGAGAGTGGTGGCACTAATTTGCACTTCTAGGCTATATTAGTTATGTGCAGCTTCAGCAATTGCTAAGAGGATGAAATAGAGGAATGCTATTAGGAAACTTTTGTTCTATAATCTATAGCCATAAATAAGAACACCAATGATATACAGTATTGAATATTAAGCAATAAAGTGCCAAAGAACATAAGATAACTTTTGCAAAGATGAGAATGTTGAGTAGATTCATGAATGTGGTCGTACAAGAAAAGATAAGAATATAAGAtcatgaatgaatgaattttaGAGAGAAAGCAGGAGTTGCACCTATTGAGGAACAGATGGTATATAATCATGTCTAAGATGGTTTGGACATGTGAAAAGATCACTAAAAGAAGCTTCCACTTAGTTGACCCGATCAGATGAATGAGTGTAGACCAATAATTAGAGGAAGGGGAAGACCAAGAAAAACATAGCGAagcattaaaaatgatttaaatctAAATGGGCTTCTTGTGAAGAATTGAGATTTAATTGATTTCAGTGGCATCATTTGATCCAGGCAGCCACTTGCACCTAGTTTGAAAAGAGTTTGTTGTTTTTGAAGGTTTAGCAATTATAATTGGGTTCTAAAGCGGCTTTCATGATTCAAATTTCATACAAGTATACATGTTGattctcaatttattttttttaagttatcattttaaatttaatgtattttcaatttccttttttaaaatgtatttgtgAAGTTATCATACACATGATTTGTTCTGTTCTCTATTCTCCTTTGGCACTAGTTATTGCCTATGAATTGTGATTTCAGgtttacaaaaataatactaaataattgttttctctGAACCTGTATTCCAGGAGGAAGAACTAAAAGGTGCAGTTGTTCTCATTTTCGCAAACAAACAGGTCacaatttgttctataattttttGATTCTCTTATTCCCACAAGGACAATAAGAAGGAAAGAACATGCAAAAAACTTAGGAAGCTGATAGTAGAAGGAAATTTTGTAGCTCTTATTATAATGAACTCTGCATTATTTTGTATCAATAGTAGAGTGGGTTAGAAAATGTGTGACTGCTAATTAAGATGATGCAAAACAGCAAAAGCATACATCAAGTtgtacttaattaattatatgcaaTGCATATGTACATACATGATATTGTAATATACCTTGTGTGTAAAACTGAATTTTTGAAAATCGCTATACAGGACCTTCCCGGTGCACTTGATGATGCAGCAGTGACGGAGGCTCTAGAGTTACACAAGATCAAAAATCGCCAATGGGCTATTTTCAAAACTTCTGCCATAAAAGGAGAAGGACTTTTTGAGGGCCTGGACTGGTAAGTCAAATAAAATTGAAGGCTGTTTCGAGggaattatgattttaaatatcCTTAGATAATAGGTACCTTTGCTATATTATTGCTTTTTTGTTTTCGTTTCTTTCCATTATCTTGAGGAGATTGTTTCCTCTTTATATCCCCTCcctttttctcttaaattttttttatataaaaaaattaaaacaattttttatggaTATCTTATTTCCATAATTATAGAATAATGTGCAGGTCCAAGTGTTATTTCTAATTGATGAATTTTGACTGTCAAATTGCATGGAATTATTGCCTAGATACATATAtcattttgaccttgagttAGTATATTGTAATGAAGAGTTCCTGTGAAATATGTAAGATTGAAAGTTCATTGGTTTGCTAATAGAGAACCCCGTCTGATAACTTGGCATGCTGTTTTTCGTTTTCGTTTTTCCTGAAAATACGAAAGCAAGTTCACCTTggtttagaaaatataaatggGAACTTATACGTCATGCAGTCATTTACTTTAGAAAATTCAGATTAGCGAGATATATTAGTGTTATTCTAGCTGCATTTTTAGCtgatataacataaaataataccTTACAAATATTAATGTGTGAGCTTGTTATATAGGTTGAGCAATACACTCAAATCTGGAGGTGGCTAAAGGTCTCAGCTTCAACGAATTAGATGGACGATTGAACTCAGAAGGAAGGTTGAAATGCATATTTTGATATCTCTTTCACTGTGAATGATGCTATAATAATATGATTATTAAAGCTCGTACACATGTTTTATTCCACTTTGTGTTTACAGTTAAAGGTATGGACAATGGTCATtggttgtctttttttttttattgtcctttttatattttttaagtgagtCACTTGGCTCCTCTAATAGCAGTAGCTGAATGGTTTCTAAGAAAAAATTTCTTGTCTAATCTTGTGTAATCGAACTACATGGTTTACTCTTAATGTGCTTGACCTATCGATGATTCCATAAGGTAGTTGTCAATGACCTGATGATGGCAGACCTTCAAATCTCTTTGGTGGCATGAGGAGGAGTGAGCATTCATTGTTTTTGACAATGTGAATCTAAGGTAGCAAATTTTTCATTAATGTAAAATGTATTGAAGACagtatatgatttttttggatttgaaaTTTCTGATATCTAAAAGTAACTTTTGGTTCAAACTACTTTGAGTTGGATTGGATAACTTATTTTGGGCAAAATTTTCttaatgtttgttttatattcacaagattaaatttgaaattttgttttagatgaacaatttttaattacCCCAAAAATTGGATGTTGATTGCTGGAAAATAAGAACATCTTATCATATGAAAAAAAACCATCACTATCAGATGTCAGTCGAAACTGAAACTCACTAAGAAGGGTGATAGTGATCAAATGAGTCTTTTTAGAGAAATTaaagaattgaatttttttttctacaactaaataaagaattaaaactatttttttattttaaaattgagttaattttttttaaaaaaaatcaaattgaaaagcAATTTACAAGCTCCATCTTAGTCAAACATGTTtcattttaaaacttatatttgaaaatcaaaatttataatttataattatcccAAATAAGCCTTTAGTTTATATTAATCATaggtttataattttaaacaaattatataagtaATTCTTCACATCAATGTAAgaaaattccagaaaatccaatAATATTCATTACTATCCAATTACAAGTAAGCAAAGGATTTGGTCCATATGTTGGAGGATGAGGTTGGTCGTGAGAAAATATTATGAGGTGAATGGAGACAAATGGAGATGGCTAAAGGACCATCTGGGTGTGTACACGATGTCATCAGTTTACAAATGTCTTCAAGTTTCGATGCATGATGGGGTTGATGCATAGGCTTTTCGttggaaaaaaatatggaataagatTGTTCCATTGTAGGTAGTTATGTTTGTGTTAAAGATTTTGCAAGATAGGATCCCtttgaaacaaaatatttatagtaGAGGTCTACTAGAAGGGGATGACGTGATGTGTTGGGTAGGGTACCAAAAAGTTTAAGAAT
This region of Glycine soja cultivar W05 chromosome 17, ASM419377v2, whole genome shotgun sequence genomic DNA includes:
- the LOC114393857 gene encoding ADP-ribosylation factor 1, with protein sequence MGIVFTKLFSSLFGNKEARILVLGLDNAGKTTILYRLQMGEVVSTIPTIGFNVETVQYNNIKFQVWDLGGQTSIRPYWRCYFPNTQAIIYVVDSSDVDRLVIAKEEFHAILEEEELKGAVVLIFANKQDLPGALDDAAVTEALELHKIKNRQWAIFKTSAIKGEGLFEGLDWLSNTLKSGGG